In Candidatus Poribacteria bacterium, the following are encoded in one genomic region:
- a CDS encoding WD40 repeat domain-containing protein, translated as MENKNSAATALRSIDGEDVTTWALPEGAIARLGRGKGGDMAFSPNGQYFAVGTSIGLWLYELSTLSPIALWDTERGMTGHVGFSPDSQRIVTRTFSETVKIWDVQTGVCVIQIEKPDKRKISDPVFSQDGQHIVTISDERDSRFYIWCSHTGKKIRETEIQPPYQVYPICFSPDLSLLAGKNKDKDNVGRNIREADSITIWQIETGEQIANITGYSDPVRRFCFSPCGQFLAAGNRHGTIHVWNVESEQLETTYTDYGESQMYPYFLPEGELITAAASEHKIEIWQVEKGEKLDEFEHRGSRSTVHFSHSGTQLALANSSEIQIWTKGNNSNAHTVSTLSGHITTMDTLVFSKDEKMLATGCWGDNVLFWNIRSKHSYHPQGEKLPASSHNVYRSPSGKMIAINVYGEKLNVLEVGKREPLAELTGFEGGLGRAKAFSLTGHRIASVDTNDNIHIWECSDGESWKKHTTVINDAEFIYGLRFSPAGLAFSPDGKRLASMSRSRDWKAGLWDVDSGEQIAELPLTPAPRRRSYRESDTGIAFSPDGNIIAGGLWHEIVLWDAADGKTLMTIPQSEENQRSVTLCFSPCSQYLAAGAWWNGEKKTAICLWEVATGKNIATFKGHTTDVQCFTFSQDGTLLVSGGHDGAIYLWDLTPYL; from the coding sequence ATGGAAAATAAAAATTCTGCTGCCACCGCGCTGCGCAGTATAGACGGTGAAGATGTGACGACGTGGGCACTTCCTGAAGGCGCGATCGCTCGATTGGGACGCGGTAAGGGTGGTGATATGGCGTTTTCACCCAACGGACAGTACTTCGCTGTTGGCACATCAATTGGACTCTGGTTATACGAACTCTCGACGCTATCCCCGATTGCGCTCTGGGATACAGAACGCGGAATGACCGGGCACGTTGGTTTTTCACCCGATAGTCAAAGGATTGTCACACGCACTTTTTCCGAAACCGTAAAGATATGGGATGTTCAGACCGGCGTTTGCGTAATACAGATTGAGAAACCAGATAAACGAAAAATTTCCGACCCTGTCTTTTCTCAAGACGGACAGCACATTGTCACGATCAGTGATGAGAGAGATAGCAGGTTTTACATTTGGTGCTCACACACTGGTAAAAAAATAAGGGAAACAGAAATACAGCCGCCCTACCAAGTCTATCCGATCTGCTTTTCCCCAGATTTAAGCCTATTGGCGGGTAAGAACAAGGACAAAGACAACGTAGGTAGGAATATTAGGGAGGCGGATTCAATCACAATCTGGCAAATAGAGACTGGCGAACAAATTGCCAACATCACGGGATACTCCGATCCGGTGCGAAGGTTCTGTTTTTCTCCGTGTGGACAATTCCTTGCCGCTGGCAATCGGCACGGCACAATACATGTATGGAATGTGGAAAGCGAACAACTGGAGACAACCTATACCGATTATGGAGAATCCCAAATGTATCCATATTTTCTCCCAGAGGGTGAACTGATTACTGCCGCAGCTTCTGAACACAAGATTGAGATTTGGCAGGTAGAAAAAGGCGAGAAACTGGATGAATTTGAACACCGCGGGAGCAGAAGCACGGTTCATTTTTCTCATAGTGGAACGCAATTAGCACTCGCAAACTCCAGCGAGATCCAAATCTGGACCAAAGGTAATAATTCCAACGCTCATACCGTTTCAACGCTCTCTGGACATATCACTACGATGGATACGTTAGTTTTCTCGAAAGACGAAAAGATGCTTGCTACTGGATGCTGGGGGGACAACGTTCTTTTTTGGAACATCAGAAGCAAACACTCGTACCATCCACAGGGTGAGAAATTACCTGCAAGCTCACATAATGTCTACCGATCTCCGAGTGGAAAAATGATTGCCATCAACGTCTATGGAGAGAAATTAAACGTGTTGGAGGTTGGTAAACGTGAACCGCTTGCTGAACTGACTGGATTTGAAGGGGGGTTGGGACGCGCCAAAGCGTTCTCTCTCACAGGGCACCGAATTGCAAGCGTAGATACAAACGACAACATACATATCTGGGAGTGCTCGGACGGTGAAAGTTGGAAAAAGCATACCACGGTCATCAACGATGCGGAATTTATTTACGGGTTGCGGTTTAGCCCGGCTGGGTTGGCGTTTAGTCCTGATGGAAAACGACTCGCAAGTATGTCAAGGTCACGGGATTGGAAAGCCGGTTTGTGGGATGTTGATTCAGGTGAACAGATTGCTGAACTCCCTTTAACACCGGCACCAAGGCGCAGATCATACCGTGAATCCGACACTGGGATAGCATTTTCACCAGACGGTAATATCATCGCTGGCGGACTGTGGCACGAGATTGTGTTGTGGGATGCGGCAGATGGCAAAACACTCATGACGATCCCACAATCGGAAGAAAATCAGAGGTCAGTTACATTGTGCTTTTCGCCATGCAGTCAATATTTGGCTGCGGGTGCTTGGTGGAACGGGGAAAAAAAGACCGCTATCTGCTTATGGGAGGTCGCAACGGGTAAGAACATCGCCACTTTCAAGGGACACACCACTGATGTGCAGTGCTTCACATTTTCGCAGGACGGCACCCTTCTCGTAAGTGGTGGACACGACGGTGCGATTTATCTCTGGGACCTCACACCTTATCTGTAA
- a CDS encoding WD40 repeat domain-containing protein has translation MENRNTQAATPLNLDDSDIAKWALPEGAITRLGRGCLSDMTFSPDGQHFAVGTNIGLWLYEPSTLSPIALWETDRGYIDNVTFSPDSQWIALHRYHEAIRVWDIRNKVCIAEMELTKVQDRWGLSKPVFSQDGECLVVFNEREYNKKVQAWSPQTGALLSETEILSTTYGVFPTYFSPDLSLLAGTCYIRDSRTAEFIAVWDVETGEQVARLEWSEERWGRLRFSPCGRFLARGGPDGRIQVWNVETGNLEETYTKHEDAQMHPYYPPEGGLIAAGVFPSQSKIEIWHLEKDEKVDTFEYQSPSPFVRFSERGTHLAYTDNYEIKIWTEGRPTDQASPTIQGPTRAVTVGSLVLTPDEKTIVATYWGRKAFLWDISNQCVRHPTEKELPDKTYKVYLSANGKIFATGRDEDTLKVRAFGSSEPIAEIPFPELELI, from the coding sequence ATGGAAAATAGGAATACACAAGCAGCTACGCCGTTGAATCTTGACGACAGTGACATAGCCAAATGGGCACTCCCTGAAGGTGCGATTACTCGATTGGGGCGAGGTTGTCTCAGTGATATGACATTCTCACCGGATGGACAGCACTTCGCTGTGGGTACAAATATAGGGCTTTGGTTGTATGAACCCTCGACGCTATCGCCAATCGCGCTGTGGGAAACGGACAGGGGGTATATTGACAATGTTACATTTTCACCTGATAGTCAATGGATTGCCTTACATAGATACCACGAAGCAATCAGGGTGTGGGACATTCGGAACAAGGTCTGTATTGCTGAGATGGAACTTACGAAGGTACAGGACCGTTGGGGACTTTCCAAGCCTGTTTTTTCTCAAGATGGAGAATGTCTCGTTGTGTTTAATGAACGCGAGTATAACAAAAAAGTTCAGGCTTGGTCTCCACAAACCGGTGCACTACTCAGCGAAACTGAGATCTTATCGACCACCTATGGTGTCTTTCCTACCTACTTTTCTCCAGATTTAAGCCTATTAGCAGGGACGTGTTACATCAGAGATAGCCGGACCGCTGAATTCATTGCCGTGTGGGACGTGGAGACAGGTGAACAAGTTGCTCGACTTGAATGGTCCGAGGAGAGGTGGGGGCGGCTCCGCTTTTCGCCGTGTGGAAGGTTTCTTGCCAGAGGGGGACCAGACGGCAGAATTCAGGTTTGGAACGTGGAAACTGGAAACCTTGAGGAAACCTATACCAAACATGAAGACGCTCAGATGCATCCCTATTATCCACCGGAGGGTGGGTTGATCGCCGCAGGGGTTTTTCCATCTCAATCTAAGATCGAAATTTGGCATTTAGAAAAGGACGAAAAAGTCGATACATTTGAATATCAGAGCCCAAGCCCCTTTGTGCGTTTCTCGGAGAGGGGTACACACCTGGCGTATACAGATAATTATGAAATCAAAATCTGGACGGAAGGTAGACCTACTGATCAAGCGTCCCCGACCATTCAAGGCCCCACAAGGGCTGTCACTGTCGGTTCATTAGTCCTCACGCCGGACGAAAAAACTATAGTGGCTACGTACTGGGGTCGGAAAGCATTCTTATGGGACATTTCTAATCAGTGCGTGCGACACCCAACTGAAAAAGAACTGCCAGATAAAACATATAAGGTTTATCTATCTGCTAACGGTAAAATCTTTGCTACGGGTAGAGATGAAGACACCCTAAAAGTGCGGGCGTTTGGCAGCAGCGAACCTATTGCTGAAATCCCTTTTCCTGAGTTGGAACTGATATAG
- a CDS encoding WD40 repeat domain-containing protein, with product MENRNTQADMSFSFDDSDVAKWALPEGATARLGRGSVRDMAFSPDGQHFAVGTAIGLWLYEFSALTPIALWETDRGFIDRVTFSPDSRWLASYTLHEALRVWDIQNESCIAEMEFRDRQDRRDLSKPVFSKDGERLVVFSGHQQRMKKIQAWCPYTGTRLSETEIPSTYDVYPTCFSQDLSLLAGTSYDINNRPTAEFIAVWDVETAEQIARFDWLERWGRLCFSPCGKFLAASGREGGIHVWDIETGNLEQIYTEHEDAQMHPYYPPEGGLIAAVVFPSQSKIEIQHLEKDEKIDTFEHKSKYGFVRFSESGTQLAYTNKGEIKIWTKGRSTAQAFPTIQGHAGTVGSLVFTSDEKTLVTAYWGRNMFLWDVSTQRAQRPTKEELPDRIRDVYPTSSGKILAVGGDENILEVCEFGNSEPLAEIAIPEPGLSSRTGTDALALTGQRLARAGGDRNIYVWEHTPSSNEIDESGNWEKCATLIGHPEHSRALALSPDGKRLASISITRPQKYQERTILLWDIDTGKQIAQLPPTVLERGGYRSTDVGIAFSPDGDIIAGGFWNEIILWDATDAKTLMTIPQSEENQRPITLCFSPCGRYLAAGAWWKGGLKKTSICLWEVATGKNIATFWGHTTDVQCFAFSQDGTLLVSGGHDGAIYLWDLTPYL from the coding sequence ATGGAAAATAGAAATACGCAAGCAGATATGTCGTTTAGTTTTGACGACAGTGACGTAGCCAAATGGGCACTCCCTGAAGGGGCAACTGCCCGCTTAGGACGTGGTAGTGTCCGTGATATGGCATTCTCACCGGATGGACAGCACTTCGCTGTTGGTACAGCAATTGGACTCTGGCTATACGAATTCTCGGCACTAACCCCTATAGCATTGTGGGAAACGGATAGGGGATTTATCGACCGTGTTACATTCTCGCCTGATAGTCGATGGCTTGCTTCATATACACTTCACGAAGCACTCAGGGTGTGGGACATCCAGAACGAGAGTTGCATTGCTGAGATGGAATTTCGGGATCGGCAGGATCGTAGAGACCTTTCCAAGCCTGTTTTTTCCAAAGATGGAGAACGCCTTGTCGTATTTAGTGGACACCAACAACGCATGAAGAAGATTCAAGCTTGGTGTCCGTACACAGGGACACGTCTTAGCGAAACTGAAATCCCATCCACCTACGATGTATATCCTACCTGTTTTTCTCAAGATTTAAGCCTGTTAGCAGGTACAAGTTATGACATAAATAACCGTCCTACGGCTGAATTCATTGCCGTATGGGACGTGGAAACAGCGGAACAAATCGCTCGGTTTGACTGGTTGGAGAGGTGGGGGAGACTCTGCTTTTCGCCGTGTGGAAAGTTTCTGGCAGCCAGTGGTAGAGAGGGCGGAATTCACGTTTGGGACATAGAAACCGGAAACCTTGAGCAAATCTATACCGAACATGAGGATGCTCAGATGCATCCATATTATCCACCAGAGGGTGGCTTGATTGCCGCAGTCGTTTTTCCATCTCAATCCAAGATTGAGATCCAGCATTTAGAAAAAGACGAAAAAATCGACACATTTGAACATAAGAGTAAATATGGCTTTGTCCGTTTCTCGGAGAGCGGCACACAATTGGCTTATACCAATAAGGGTGAAATCAAAATCTGGACAAAAGGCAGATCCACCGCTCAAGCATTTCCGACCATTCAAGGACACGCAGGAACCGTCGGTTCATTAGTTTTTACGTCGGACGAAAAAACCTTAGTGACTGCATACTGGGGCCGGAACATGTTTTTGTGGGATGTTTCAACTCAGCGTGCGCAACGTCCAACCAAAGAGGAACTCCCCGATAGAATACGTGATGTTTATCCGACTTCAAGCGGTAAAATCCTTGCTGTTGGCGGAGACGAAAATATCTTAGAGGTATGCGAGTTTGGAAATAGCGAACCGCTTGCTGAGATTGCTATCCCTGAACCCGGGTTATCATCGCGGACAGGTACTGATGCGCTTGCCCTAACAGGTCAACGGTTGGCACGCGCCGGCGGAGATCGGAACATCTATGTGTGGGAACACACACCTTCATCAAATGAAATCGACGAGAGCGGAAACTGGGAAAAATGTGCCACACTTATAGGACATCCAGAACATAGCAGGGCGTTGGCATTGAGTCCCGATGGGAAGCGGCTTGCAAGTATTTCAATTACACGGCCTCAGAAGTATCAGGAACGAACCATTCTATTATGGGATATTGATACAGGGAAACAGATTGCACAACTGCCGCCAACTGTTTTAGAACGAGGTGGTTATCGCAGCACTGATGTAGGTATAGCGTTTTCACCAGATGGCGATATCATCGCTGGTGGGTTCTGGAATGAGATTATCTTGTGGGATGCAACAGATGCCAAAACACTCATGACGATTCCACAATCAGAGGAAAATCAGCGACCGATTACATTGTGCTTTTCGCCGTGCGGACGATATTTGGCTGCGGGTGCCTGGTGGAAAGGTGGATTAAAAAAGACATCCATCTGTTTATGGGAGGTAGCAACGGGTAAGAACATCGCCACGTTCTGGGGGCATACCACTGATGTCCAGTGTTTCGCATTTTCACAAGACGGCACCCTTCTCGTAAGCGGCGGACATGATGGTGCGATTTATCTTTGGGATCTCACACCTTATCTGTAA
- a CDS encoding WD40 repeat domain-containing protein, whose protein sequence is MENQKLTIPAPVGAGGDDVTTWALPEGAIARLGQGLVETLVFSPDGHYLAVGTRVGLWWYEVETMSPIALWGAERGVFVATFSPNGKWIATSDWENLIEVWDVQRGLRVTQIETEWNHCTFSPNNQRFATSDSATGTVTLWHPETGEPLGKFSCESEKGGRFVPIAFSPDTHLLASTGRDEAGSDAESIIVWNTESGEQVACLTGHTGSIYRLCFSPCGRFLASGGESEDGTVRVWDTVNWQQIQIYTDFGEADMNPSYSPEGVLRATAISYIERFGESIITVWDLESDEKLYSTIEDIGGIWGTVRFSNGSRLAHESEDGGIKVWFYGNPHTQASDYQPTYDPYSVVFSADGNTLGVESRYYTEALLWDIESKRPQPTGKRQYLYPSTSTETYVVSISGKRLTLQETGNDELPTIEFMEHEKEWVRPAFAPMANLLACADEEGTIVVWNAQSGHEQCKLKHQLKYLPHDQSRITLLEFSPDGRFLLSQEFVKPSARLWDVERGEEIHEFPGDKVGDVGGFSPCGLYVTCGGEEGPDYMLWDVSHREVSAVIQSVETPLSNGRYLKFVFSPCGSYLACGGGLRKPELLLWDVKHGQIHKCISLPKHYDNMMALAFSQCGKYFAGGLWWQQGFKKVPIHLWETETGKLISTFLGHPTDIQGLAFSPNNELLASASFDGTILLWDLIPYL, encoded by the coding sequence GTGGAAAACCAAAAATTAACAATCCCAGCACCAGTCGGTGCCGGTGGAGATGATGTCACAACTTGGGCACTTCCTGAAGGCGCGATCGCACGATTGGGTCAAGGTCTTGTGGAAACTCTGGTATTTTCCCCGGATGGACACTATCTTGCTGTGGGAACAAGGGTAGGACTTTGGTGGTATGAAGTAGAAACGATGTCACCCATCGCATTATGGGGTGCGGAACGAGGCGTATTTGTAGCCACCTTTTCGCCTAATGGAAAATGGATCGCTACAAGCGACTGGGAGAACCTCATAGAGGTGTGGGATGTCCAGCGAGGTTTGCGTGTAACACAAATAGAAACAGAATGGAATCATTGCACCTTTTCACCTAACAATCAACGGTTCGCTACAAGCGATAGTGCTACGGGTACTGTCACCCTCTGGCACCCAGAAACGGGGGAACCTCTTGGAAAATTTAGTTGTGAATCTGAAAAAGGCGGTCGCTTCGTGCCGATCGCTTTTTCGCCCGATACTCATCTGCTTGCGTCTACAGGTCGGGACGAGGCAGGTAGCGATGCTGAATCAATAATCGTATGGAATACAGAAAGCGGTGAACAAGTCGCTTGCCTCACAGGACACACGGGTTCTATCTATCGCCTCTGCTTTTCGCCGTGTGGTAGGTTTCTTGCATCCGGCGGTGAGAGCGAAGATGGAACAGTCCGCGTCTGGGACACTGTTAACTGGCAGCAGATTCAGATATACACCGATTTTGGTGAAGCAGACATGAATCCATCTTACTCACCGGAAGGTGTTCTGCGTGCAACGGCAATCTCCTATATTGAAAGGTTTGGTGAAAGTATCATTACTGTATGGGATTTGGAAAGTGATGAGAAACTTTATTCTACTATAGAGGATATTGGCGGAATATGGGGGACAGTCCGTTTTTCAAACGGTTCACGATTAGCACACGAATCCGAGGATGGCGGTATCAAGGTATGGTTCTATGGAAACCCACACACGCAAGCATCTGACTATCAACCTACTTATGACCCATATTCAGTCGTATTTTCGGCGGACGGCAACACGTTAGGAGTTGAGTCGAGGTACTATACTGAGGCATTATTATGGGACATTGAAAGTAAACGCCCACAACCGACAGGAAAAAGGCAATACCTATATCCTTCTACGAGTACGGAAACCTATGTCGTCAGCATTAGCGGGAAGAGACTCACGCTTCAAGAAACCGGAAACGACGAGTTGCCAACTATTGAATTCATGGAACATGAAAAAGAGTGGGTTCGACCGGCATTCGCACCTATGGCGAACCTCCTTGCATGTGCTGATGAAGAGGGAACAATCGTTGTATGGAACGCACAAAGTGGGCATGAACAATGTAAACTCAAACACCAACTTAAATACCTTCCACACGACCAATCCCGAATTACACTATTGGAATTCAGTCCAGATGGCAGATTTCTTCTAAGTCAAGAGTTCGTCAAGCCGTCTGCTCGACTTTGGGATGTAGAACGCGGTGAAGAGATACATGAATTTCCAGGCGATAAGGTTGGGGATGTCGGAGGGTTTTCTCCGTGCGGTTTGTATGTGACTTGTGGCGGAGAGGAAGGACCAGATTACATGTTATGGGACGTTAGCCATCGTGAAGTTTCTGCAGTCATACAAAGTGTAGAAACACCACTATCGAATGGAAGATATTTAAAATTTGTTTTTTCGCCATGCGGTTCATATTTAGCATGTGGCGGAGGATTAAGAAAACCAGAACTCCTGTTATGGGACGTAAAACACGGTCAAATCCATAAATGTATATCTTTACCCAAACATTATGATAATATGATGGCATTAGCATTTTCGCAATGTGGAAAGTATTTCGCTGGTGGTCTATGGTGGCAGCAAGGTTTTAAGAAGGTTCCTATCCATTTGTGGGAGACTGAGACAGGTAAGCTAATCAGCACATTTTTGGGGCATCCAACGGACATCCAAGGACTCGCTTTTTCACCGAATAACGAACTTTTGGCAAGCGCGAGTTTTGACGGGACTATCCTTCTCTGGGATTTGATACCCTATCTGTAG
- a CDS encoding serine/threonine protein kinase — translation MPTEHPLLDVSETNVDIEVYLERIGEITYRFPIYDSRDHSFQMVVDNQRWFVKHGNTPQNIAWLKQAVHFHAAVQHEAVPQLHNTFTTPNGFTLVYDWIDGEGLRPERELRTDEVHPRDRFCALPASEIIDALNVIYDVHILIAKRGFIAEDFYDGSIIYNFEKKQIHLYDFDFYHPGPFINNRGRLYGSSRFMAPEEFQKGARIDERTNVFMLGRTAFVLLANNSDSRDDWKGNDALWHVAKKATNADKELRHQSVQEFVSAWHAAIAND, via the coding sequence ATGCCCACCGAGCACCCACTTCTGGATGTCAGCGAAACTAATGTAGATATCGAAGTATATTTAGAACGAATCGGCGAAATCACATATCGGTTTCCAATATACGACTCAAGGGATCACTCATTCCAGATGGTGGTGGACAACCAACGTTGGTTCGTCAAACACGGTAACACGCCACAAAATATCGCGTGGCTCAAGCAAGCCGTTCATTTTCATGCCGCTGTCCAGCACGAAGCAGTTCCTCAATTGCACAATACTTTCACCACACCCAATGGCTTCACATTGGTCTACGACTGGATAGATGGCGAGGGGCTGCGTCCGGAAAGGGAACTCCGTACTGATGAAGTCCATCCCCGTGATAGGTTTTGTGCACTGCCAGCGTCTGAAATCATTGATGCACTTAACGTTATTTATGATGTCCACATCCTCATCGCAAAAAGGGGCTTCATCGCTGAAGACTTTTACGACGGCAGCATCATTTATAACTTTGAGAAAAAGCAGATACATCTGTACGATTTCGACTTCTACCATCCGGGACCTTTCATAAACAATCGCGGCCGGTTGTACGGCTCGTCTCGCTTTATGGCACCGGAGGAATTTCAGAAAGGTGCGCGCATTGACGAAAGAACAAACGTCTTTATGTTAGGACGGACAGCCTTCGTGCTCCTCGCTAACAATAGCGATTCACGAGACGATTGGAAAGGCAACGATGCCTTATGGCACGTCGCGAAAAAAGCGACGAATGCGGACAAAGAATTGAGACATCAATCCGTCCAAGAATTTGTTTCGGCGTGGCATGCCGCGATTGCTAATGACTAA